A genomic region of Photobacterium swingsii contains the following coding sequences:
- the rsmA gene encoding 16S rRNA (adenine(1518)-N(6)/adenine(1519)-N(6))-dimethyltransferase RsmA has product MSSDQVHLGHRARKRFGQNFLNDPFIIDGIVSAINPLPGQNLVEIGPGLGAITEPVGKLVDKFTVIELDRDLAERLRNHPDLADKLTINEGDAMRFDFTQLIKENNKLRIFGNLPYNISTPLMFHLFSFHEHVQDMHFMLQKEVVNRLAAGPGSKAYGRLTVMAQYYSKVTPVLEVPPESFTPAPKVDSAVVRLTPYETLPHPCTNLKWLDRVCREGFNQRRKTIRNCYKALLTVEQLEALGINPGHRPENITLEQFVAMANWLDANHAK; this is encoded by the coding sequence ATGAGCAGCGATCAAGTCCACCTAGGTCACCGCGCGCGTAAGCGCTTTGGCCAGAACTTTTTGAACGACCCTTTTATCATTGATGGCATCGTATCTGCAATCAATCCTCTTCCAGGTCAAAACTTGGTAGAAATCGGCCCTGGTCTTGGTGCAATCACCGAACCGGTTGGCAAACTAGTCGATAAATTTACGGTTATCGAACTTGATAGAGACTTAGCCGAGCGCCTACGTAATCACCCAGATCTAGCAGATAAGCTAACGATCAATGAAGGCGATGCAATGCGTTTTGACTTTACTCAGCTAATCAAAGAAAACAACAAGCTGCGTATTTTCGGTAACCTACCGTACAACATCTCTACGCCACTGATGTTCCACCTATTCTCGTTCCATGAGCACGTGCAAGACATGCACTTCATGCTACAAAAAGAAGTGGTTAACCGCCTTGCTGCGGGCCCAGGTAGTAAAGCGTATGGCCGTTTAACGGTTATGGCACAATACTACTCTAAGGTTACCCCTGTACTGGAAGTACCGCCAGAGTCATTTACACCAGCACCAAAAGTTGACTCAGCCGTTGTTCGTTTAACGCCATATGAAACACTCCCGCATCCATGTACTAACCTTAAGTGGCTAGACCGTGTTTGTCGTGAAGGTTTCAACCAGCGCCGTAAAACAATTCGTAACTGTTACAAAGCCCTACTAACTGTAGAGCAACTGGAAGCATTGGGGATCAACCCTGGTCACCGCCCAGAAAATATCACGTTAGAGCAATTTGTTGCTATGGCGAACTGGCTGGATGCCAACCACGCTAAATAA
- the surA gene encoding peptidylprolyl isomerase SurA → MKKWKSSLLGLMIWGAAASSFAAPTEMDKVVTIVNDSVILQSDIDAMLKTVRLNAADQNQTLPATDILTEQVKEKLIIEALQIQQAEQFGIRIDDNKLDQSIQQMLKQQQMTLAQLQSKLAASGISYAMFREQMRRDITASEARTIQVRRRINILPQEVDTLADQLNAQNLQGVQYNVSHIQIRVEEDADKAERDDAEQQAKTLVKELNNGADFANLAYSYSKGPKALQGGEWGWMRQEEMPTIFADEIKSHGKGAIIGPFRSGIGYHIIKINDVKGLETVSVTEVKARHILVKTSVIQSDEAAKRQLEQARQAILAGDQTFAAAAEALSADPGSAANGGELGWHTPDIYVPEFKDKVEALSKGVISEPFKTVHGWHIVEVMDRRNVDRTDAAVKNRAYQILFSRKFNEEAQAWLQELRAGAYIEQLDNNEGADDERS, encoded by the coding sequence ATGAAGAAGTGGAAGTCCTCACTACTAGGCTTAATGATATGGGGCGCAGCGGCAAGTAGCTTCGCTGCACCAACAGAAATGGATAAAGTTGTCACCATAGTCAATGACAGTGTCATTTTACAAAGTGACATAGATGCAATGCTGAAGACAGTACGTCTTAATGCCGCCGATCAAAACCAAACATTGCCTGCAACTGACATACTCACCGAACAGGTTAAAGAAAAACTGATCATTGAAGCACTGCAAATTCAGCAGGCTGAGCAATTTGGGATTCGTATCGACGATAACAAGTTGGATCAATCGATCCAGCAGATGCTGAAACAACAACAAATGACGCTGGCTCAGCTTCAAAGTAAACTAGCTGCAAGTGGCATTAGTTATGCCATGTTCCGTGAGCAAATGCGTCGTGATATTACCGCTAGTGAGGCACGTACTATTCAGGTACGCCGCCGCATTAATATTTTGCCGCAAGAAGTCGATACCCTTGCCGATCAGCTTAACGCTCAGAACTTACAAGGCGTGCAATACAACGTCAGTCACATCCAAATTCGTGTAGAAGAAGATGCGGATAAAGCAGAGCGTGACGATGCTGAACAACAAGCAAAAACACTGGTAAAAGAACTCAATAACGGTGCTGATTTTGCTAACTTAGCCTATAGCTACTCAAAGGGGCCAAAAGCCCTTCAAGGCGGCGAATGGGGCTGGATGCGCCAAGAAGAAATGCCGACTATCTTTGCTGATGAAATTAAATCTCACGGTAAAGGGGCAATCATTGGTCCATTTCGCAGTGGCATTGGCTACCACATCATCAAGATAAATGATGTTAAAGGGCTGGAAACGGTTTCTGTTACTGAAGTAAAAGCCCGCCATATCTTGGTGAAGACCTCTGTGATTCAAAGTGACGAAGCGGCTAAGCGTCAACTTGAACAAGCACGCCAGGCAATTCTAGCCGGCGATCAAACCTTTGCGGCAGCCGCTGAAGCACTCAGTGCTGATCCAGGCTCAGCAGCCAATGGCGGTGAGCTAGGCTGGCATACACCTGATATTTACGTACCTGAGTTTAAAGATAAAGTTGAAGCACTAAGTAAAGGTGTGATCAGCGAACCATTCAAAACGGTACATGGCTGGCACATCGTTGAAGTCATGGATCGTCGTAATGTCGATCGCACTGATGCCGCAGTGAAAAACCGTGCTTACCAAATTCTGTTTAGCCGTAAATTCAACGAAGAAGCGCAAGCTTGGCTACAAGAACTACGCGCAGGGGCGTATATCGAACAATTAGATAATAACGAGGGCGCTGATGATGAACGAAGTTAA
- the pdxA gene encoding 4-hydroxythreonine-4-phosphate dehydrogenase PdxA produces the protein MNEVKRLAITPGEPAGIGPDLVLAMAQQSWPHELVICANAQLMVERAAQLGLDITLKEYDASQPAQPHQAGTLVVANCELAEIVTPGTLNEKNGHYVLQTLERAAQGCMSGEFAAVVTGPVHKGVINRAGVSFSGHTEFFAQQSDTAQVVMMLATEGLRVALVTTHIPLAYVSKAITEERLKDVIRILHSDLVTKFGIERPNIYVCGLNPHAGEDGCLGMEEIEVITPTLEQLRHQENMNLIGPLPADTIFQEKYLADADAVLAMYHDQGLPVLKYKGFGNSVNITLGLPFIRTSVDHGTALELAGTGQADTGSLWTALSHALELVEKQA, from the coding sequence ATGAACGAAGTTAAGCGCCTTGCGATTACTCCTGGTGAGCCTGCAGGCATCGGCCCTGATTTAGTGCTAGCAATGGCACAACAGAGTTGGCCACATGAGCTTGTTATTTGTGCTAACGCTCAGCTTATGGTAGAACGTGCAGCCCAACTCGGTTTGGATATTACGCTGAAAGAGTACGACGCGTCACAACCCGCTCAACCGCATCAAGCCGGTACCTTGGTTGTCGCGAACTGCGAACTCGCTGAAATCGTCACGCCTGGGACTTTAAACGAGAAAAATGGCCACTATGTACTGCAGACGCTTGAGCGCGCAGCACAAGGGTGTATGAGTGGTGAGTTTGCCGCTGTTGTGACCGGTCCTGTTCATAAAGGTGTGATTAACCGTGCGGGTGTCTCGTTCAGTGGACATACCGAATTTTTTGCCCAGCAGTCAGACACGGCCCAAGTCGTTATGATGTTGGCAACAGAAGGATTACGTGTTGCACTCGTTACGACACATATTCCTTTAGCTTACGTATCAAAAGCAATTACTGAAGAACGCCTAAAAGATGTTATCCGTATTTTGCACAGTGATTTAGTCACTAAATTTGGTATTGAGCGCCCGAATATTTATGTCTGTGGTTTAAACCCACATGCTGGTGAAGATGGTTGTTTAGGTATGGAGGAGATCGAGGTGATCACCCCTACGCTAGAACAGCTGCGCCACCAAGAAAATATGAATCTGATTGGCCCATTGCCCGCAGATACAATTTTCCAAGAGAAATATTTAGCTGATGCCGATGCGGTATTAGCGATGTATCACGATCAAGGGCTACCGGTGCTGAAATACAAAGGCTTCGGTAATTCGGTCAACATTACGTTAGGCCTGCCCTTTATCAGAACTTCAGTAGATCATGGTACCGCACTGGAACTCGCAGGTACTGGACAGGCGGACACGGGTAGCCTTTGGACAGCGCTATCACACGCCCTCGAATTGGTAGAAAAACAAGCATGA
- the rluA gene encoding bifunctional tRNA pseudouridine(32) synthase/23S rRNA pseudouridine(746) synthase RluA yields the protein MNPLPVLDYHPPLDPWLDILYQDDDFIALNKPAGLLSNPGRLPEHNDSIYSRVRRDHPDSHIVHRLDMGTSGLIIMALNKAAERDLHAQFRERLTHKVYYALVWGHIEQDEGSVDLPLICDWHNRPRQKICHTDGKPSLTHYNVVRRNPDNTTLVRLLPITGRSHQLRLHMMALGHPIIGDEFYANDEAKAMSPRLNLHATELCLYHPATNQPTHLFAPCDFYPDAPIQTLPLNAPRPVEPERQSRRAKRAEKRKIHEALVARALLAREQSKSD from the coding sequence ATGAACCCATTACCAGTACTGGATTACCATCCCCCTCTCGACCCTTGGCTGGATATTTTGTATCAAGACGATGACTTTATCGCCTTAAACAAACCCGCAGGATTACTGTCAAACCCAGGGCGACTGCCAGAACACAACGACAGTATTTACAGTAGAGTACGCCGTGATCACCCCGACTCGCATATTGTGCACCGTTTAGATATGGGAACCTCTGGCTTAATCATCATGGCGCTGAACAAGGCGGCTGAACGCGACTTGCACGCACAATTTCGTGAGCGCTTAACCCATAAGGTTTATTACGCGCTGGTTTGGGGGCATATCGAGCAAGATGAAGGTTCGGTGGATTTGCCCTTGATTTGTGACTGGCATAACCGTCCTCGGCAAAAAATCTGCCACACAGACGGTAAACCCTCGCTCACCCATTACAATGTCGTGCGCCGTAATCCTGATAATACGACCTTAGTGCGTTTATTACCGATCACAGGCCGATCCCACCAGCTACGCTTGCACATGATGGCATTAGGTCACCCAATCATAGGGGATGAGTTTTATGCCAATGATGAAGCCAAGGCAATGTCGCCACGGTTAAATCTGCATGCAACAGAACTTTGCCTTTACCATCCGGCAACTAATCAGCCGACTCATCTATTTGCACCTTGTGATTTTTATCCTGATGCGCCAATTCAAACGCTACCACTGAACGCGCCACGCCCTGTTGAGCCAGAGCGCCAGTCACGCCGTGCTAAACGTGCAGAAAAGCGCAAAATTCACGAAGCATTAGTCGCGCGCGCTTTATTAGCGCGAGAGCAATCAAAATCTGATTGA
- the rapA gene encoding RNA polymerase-associated protein RapA, with amino-acid sequence MPFALGQRWISDTESDLGLGTVVACDARTVSLMFSASEESRLYSRNEAPVTRVMFNVGDVVESHEGWSLNVERVDEDGGVFTYVGTRTDTGEEDVKLREIFLNHQIRFNKPQDKLFAGQIDRMDRFALRYRALKNQYEQHKSPLRGLCGMRAGLIPHQLFIAHEVGRRYAPRVLLADEVGLGKTIEAGMIIHQQVLSGRAERILILVPETLQHQWLVEMMRRFNLHFSIFDEERCVEAYADSANPFDTAQYVLCSLDFLRKSRRRFEQALDADWDLLVVDEAHHLEWSEDKPSRQYQVVEAIAEKTPAVLLLTATPEQLGHESHFARLRLLDPDRFYDYQAFVEEERQYAPVADAVSRLLSGEKLDNDAKNTLAELLSEQDIEPMLRIIESSAADDEQSQTVRHELIDNLMDRHGTGRVLFRNTRSAIKGFPTRHLNLYPLAMPTQYTTAMRVANMMMGKVSDEEKVLKLLYPEDIFQEFEGESATWWNFDPRVNWLLDTLKANRSEKVLVICSRAQTALTLEQALREREGIRSTVFHEGMSIIERDKAAAYFAQEEDGAQVLLCSEIGSEGRNFQFANQLVMFDLPNNPDLLEQRIGRLDRIGQKRDIEIHVPFLEGTSQALLARWFNEGLNAFEETCPTGRAVYDHVRSDLIALLTSNEHSSEALDALIEQSATMHNELKSKLEQGRDRLLEIHSNGGDAANELVDSISAKDGDTNLVTFALGLFDTIGLNQDDKGENAIVVSPSEHMMVASYPGLPYDGCTITFDRDTALSREDLHFLSWEHPMIQGGIDLLLSEGVGTTAVSLLKNKALPAGTLLLELVYVVDAQAPKQSGIGRFLPQTPIRILLDAKGNNLSAQVEFEGFNRQLSPVNRHLGSKLVNSVQKEVHVLIEHAEQVIAKEAVTIRENAQAEMESTLRAELDRLQALKAVNPNIRDDELELIESQIQDLTTYISKAQVQLDSLRLIAVSHN; translated from the coding sequence ATGCCATTTGCTTTGGGTCAACGTTGGATCAGTGATACTGAAAGTGATTTAGGATTAGGTACCGTCGTCGCCTGTGATGCCCGTACTGTTAGCCTAATGTTCTCCGCAAGTGAAGAGAGCCGCCTGTATTCCCGAAACGAAGCCCCTGTAACCCGCGTAATGTTCAACGTGGGCGATGTGGTTGAAAGCCATGAAGGTTGGTCTTTAAACGTTGAACGCGTAGATGAAGACGGCGGTGTATTCACTTACGTGGGTACACGCACGGATACGGGTGAAGAAGACGTTAAATTACGTGAGATTTTCCTTAATCACCAAATCCGCTTCAACAAGCCACAAGACAAACTCTTTGCTGGTCAAATCGATCGCATGGATCGCTTTGCGCTGCGCTACCGTGCGTTAAAAAATCAGTACGAACAACATAAGAGCCCATTGCGTGGACTGTGTGGCATGCGTGCCGGTTTAATCCCTCATCAGCTGTTCATCGCCCATGAAGTGGGTCGCCGCTATGCTCCTCGTGTATTATTAGCTGATGAAGTGGGTTTAGGTAAAACCATTGAAGCAGGTATGATCATCCACCAACAAGTGTTGTCAGGCCGTGCTGAACGTATTTTGATCTTAGTGCCTGAAACCCTACAGCATCAATGGCTGGTTGAGATGATGCGTCGCTTTAACCTGCACTTCTCTATTTTCGATGAAGAACGTTGCGTTGAAGCTTACGCCGATTCAGCGAATCCGTTTGATACCGCGCAATACGTTCTATGTTCACTCGACTTCCTACGTAAGAGCCGACGCCGTTTTGAACAAGCGCTAGATGCCGATTGGGATCTTTTGGTTGTCGATGAAGCCCATCACCTTGAGTGGAGTGAAGACAAGCCAAGCCGCCAATACCAAGTGGTGGAAGCGATTGCAGAAAAAACACCCGCAGTATTGCTACTTACCGCAACACCCGAGCAACTTGGCCACGAAAGCCACTTCGCCCGTTTGCGCCTACTAGATCCCGATCGCTTCTACGATTACCAAGCATTTGTTGAAGAAGAACGTCAGTACGCGCCCGTTGCCGATGCGGTTTCACGCCTATTGTCGGGTGAAAAACTGGATAACGATGCAAAGAACACACTGGCTGAATTACTGTCAGAGCAAGATATCGAGCCAATGCTGCGTATTATCGAATCCAGTGCTGCTGATGATGAACAAAGCCAAACCGTCCGCCATGAGCTGATCGATAACTTAATGGATCGCCATGGTACGGGCCGTGTGCTATTCCGTAATACACGCTCTGCAATTAAAGGCTTCCCAACCCGCCATCTGAACCTTTACCCACTGGCAATGCCAACGCAATACACTACAGCGATGCGTGTTGCGAACATGATGATGGGCAAAGTCAGCGATGAAGAGAAAGTGCTGAAACTGCTTTACCCTGAAGACATCTTCCAAGAATTTGAAGGTGAATCAGCCACATGGTGGAACTTCGATCCACGTGTTAACTGGTTGCTTGATACGCTCAAAGCCAACCGCAGCGAGAAAGTGTTGGTGATTTGTTCTCGCGCCCAAACCGCATTAACACTAGAACAGGCACTACGCGAGCGTGAAGGTATTCGCTCTACCGTGTTCCACGAAGGCATGTCGATCATCGAGCGCGATAAAGCCGCGGCATACTTCGCACAAGAAGAAGACGGCGCACAAGTGCTACTGTGTTCTGAAATCGGCTCTGAAGGACGTAACTTCCAATTTGCTAATCAATTGGTGATGTTTGATCTACCAAACAACCCCGATCTGCTTGAACAACGCATCGGCCGTTTAGACCGTATTGGTCAGAAGCGTGATATAGAGATTCATGTACCTTTCCTTGAGGGTACCTCGCAAGCCCTACTGGCGCGCTGGTTTAACGAGGGCTTAAATGCCTTTGAAGAAACCTGCCCTACCGGCCGCGCTGTATACGATCACGTTCGTAGTGACCTGATTGCCTTACTGACCAGCAATGAACATAGCAGTGAAGCGCTTGACGCTCTGATAGAGCAAAGTGCTACCATGCACAACGAACTGAAATCTAAGCTAGAGCAAGGCCGTGACCGTCTATTAGAAATCCACTCAAACGGTGGTGATGCCGCAAACGAGCTCGTTGACAGTATTTCAGCGAAAGATGGCGATACCAACTTGGTAACTTTCGCGCTGGGCCTATTTGATACCATAGGCTTAAACCAAGATGACAAAGGCGAAAATGCCATTGTGGTGTCGCCGTCAGAGCACATGATGGTTGCCAGCTACCCAGGTTTACCTTACGACGGTTGTACTATTACTTTTGATCGTGACACAGCCCTTTCCCGTGAAGATCTACACTTCCTGAGTTGGGAACACCCGATGATCCAAGGCGGTATTGATCTACTGCTCTCAGAAGGGGTCGGCACCACTGCGGTTTCCTTGCTGAAAAACAAAGCACTGCCTGCTGGCACGCTGCTGCTTGAATTAGTCTATGTGGTTGACGCCCAAGCACCGAAGCAATCGGGGATTGGCCGCTTCTTGCCACAAACACCGATTCGTATTTTGCTGGATGCCAAAGGTAACAACTTATCGGCACAAGTCGAATTTGAAGGCTTTAACCGCCAGCTCAGCCCTGTTAATCGCCACCTTGGTAGCAAGTTGGTCAACTCAGTACAAAAAGAAGTACACGTACTGATTGAACACGCAGAGCAAGTGATCGCCAAAGAAGCCGTGACAATTCGTGAAAATGCACAAGCTGAGATGGAAAGTACTTTACGTGCCGAGCTAGATCGCCTGCAAGCATTGAAAGCCGTGAACCCGAATATTCGTGATGATGAGCTAGAGCTGATTGAGTCACAGATCCAAGACCTGACCACTTACATCAGTAAGGCACAAGTACAGTTAGATTCACTACGCTTAATCGCAGTTAGTCATAACTAA
- the djlA gene encoding co-chaperone DjlA, with product MQVWGKILGAFFGFLLGGPFGLFLGLFLGHKFDKARRNVYGGGFGGFGGSQASQAERQADFFHAGFAVMGHVAKAKGRVTQEEIRVATAIMERMGLQGESRRQAQNAFREGKNDDFPLEETLQRVRQNCAGRADLLQFFLELQIQAAFADGSLHPNERQLLHVIARYLGFSERQLEQRLHMQEAAFRFQQGGFHQQQQGAGGFKAPPSKDQLAAAYDVLGVSPTASAQELKRAYRKQMNEHHPDKLAAKGLPPEMMELAKQKTQELQAAYDLIRKEKHDK from the coding sequence ATGCAGGTGTGGGGCAAAATACTTGGCGCATTTTTTGGTTTCCTTCTTGGTGGCCCTTTTGGTTTGTTCTTAGGTCTATTTTTAGGCCATAAGTTCGATAAAGCGCGACGAAATGTTTATGGCGGTGGATTCGGTGGTTTTGGTGGCAGTCAAGCGAGCCAAGCTGAACGCCAGGCCGATTTTTTCCATGCTGGCTTTGCGGTAATGGGACATGTTGCCAAAGCAAAAGGGCGCGTGACACAAGAAGAAATCCGTGTTGCGACGGCGATCATGGAACGTATGGGCTTGCAGGGTGAATCTCGTCGTCAGGCACAAAATGCATTTCGTGAAGGTAAAAATGATGACTTTCCGCTAGAAGAGACGCTGCAACGGGTACGTCAAAATTGTGCTGGACGTGCGGATTTACTGCAATTTTTCTTAGAGTTACAAATCCAAGCCGCGTTTGCAGATGGCTCGCTTCACCCTAATGAGCGTCAATTATTGCATGTTATCGCTCGCTACCTTGGCTTCTCTGAGCGCCAGTTAGAGCAGCGTCTTCACATGCAAGAAGCGGCGTTTCGTTTCCAGCAGGGTGGCTTCCATCAACAACAGCAAGGGGCTGGTGGCTTTAAGGCGCCACCAAGTAAAGACCAGTTGGCCGCAGCTTATGACGTGTTAGGTGTGAGCCCAACAGCATCGGCACAAGAGCTAAAACGTGCTTACCGTAAGCAAATGAATGAGCATCACCCTGATAAACTGGCCGCGAAAGGGCTACCACCAGAGATGATGGAGTTGGCGAAGCAAAAAACGCAAGAGCTTCAAGCTGCTTATGACCTGATCCGAAAAGAAAAGCACGATAAGTAA
- the apaG gene encoding Co2+/Mg2+ efflux protein ApaG: MKTLNPTIKCHVTTHYLAERSEPENQRFVFSYTITIANLGQGNAQLLNRYWLITDANGKQLVIEGEGVVGEQPLITANDEYTYTSGTIIETPVAVMQGRYTMQTDEGETFSADVAPFRLAIPNILH, translated from the coding sequence ATGAAAACACTCAATCCAACAATAAAGTGCCACGTCACTACACATTACCTTGCTGAACGATCCGAACCTGAAAACCAACGTTTCGTCTTTTCCTACACCATTACCATCGCCAATCTTGGCCAAGGCAATGCTCAACTACTCAATCGCTACTGGTTAATCACTGACGCCAACGGCAAGCAGCTTGTCATTGAAGGGGAAGGTGTTGTCGGTGAACAACCTCTGATCACGGCTAACGATGAGTACACCTATACCAGTGGCACTATCATTGAAACCCCAGTCGCAGTTATGCAAGGCCGCTATACCATGCAAACGGATGAGGGTGAAACCTTCAGCGCCGATGTCGCACCTTTCCGACTCGCGATACCCAATATTTTACATTAA
- the lptD gene encoding LPS assembly protein LptD, producing the protein MSLTSRSILATMISLALYGPAMADDNPQATNKTNNDTTKAASSADQRPEPETLDVSLSELEMVKGTCIAPQNRTGEPDEQPVHISADQATAESAIAITYSGDVVVKQGHRTVAADTATYHQPDNSVTAEGNVYFHDGGMEVYSDRLESDLDTEDSEMENAVYNMTCEPGRGEAEKVIKDGLEYYRLKNGTYTTCPADDQSWRFSATSIERETDSPFANLYNARFEVVDVPIFYLPYLRVPVGSERLTGFLYPNIKLNSRDGFTVQTPFYWNIAPNYDMTITPKYMTNRGLQLNTEFRYLTVFGAGSLTSEYLGSDQKFPEKGSRWAFNINHTGVYQSHWLLKIDYSKVSDVTYFSDLDSNVGKREDNNLLQTAEASYRTQNWDTTLRVRDFQPLTSGTSSNYRLMPQVEANYYRPDLPYDLDFSMNSHISRFENDDPNKPSADRLHLEPTLTLPYSTPWWSITSEAKLMYSYYNQNFDKNITANQNLEESVSRLIPSARIHSGLYLERNTSIWGDAYTQSLEPQVQYLYVQNVDQQNIYDAYDTTLLQTDYYGLFRDKRYSSVDRIAAANQFTVGASTRYFDNQYVERFNLSIGQIFYLNPAAADIDSSSNTTAPSYSATALESDFNYDDWLFFHGGLQFDAGSNDIQFANSTLEYRESSFFTQMNYRYVSKEYIQSSLKDNNDIDKYTNNGISQAGLVTGFPIYGGLSVRGDYYHDLTESQMIESQIALNYRTSCWLVSIGYNKYLVSRGDVRFESPTYDSNVSISFSLLGLAGVNSFGASTASGNAIGYGQPFNLNN; encoded by the coding sequence ATGTCATTAACCTCCCGCAGCATACTTGCAACCATGATTAGCCTTGCCCTTTATGGACCGGCGATGGCAGATGACAATCCACAAGCCACGAACAAGACCAATAACGATACAACGAAAGCGGCCTCATCAGCAGATCAGCGACCTGAGCCTGAGACGCTTGATGTATCGCTATCTGAACTTGAAATGGTCAAAGGCACCTGTATCGCGCCACAAAATCGTACAGGTGAACCAGATGAACAACCGGTTCACATTTCTGCCGATCAAGCGACCGCAGAAAGCGCCATTGCAATCACCTACTCTGGTGATGTGGTCGTAAAACAAGGTCACCGCACCGTTGCAGCCGACACTGCCACCTATCACCAACCGGATAATAGCGTTACTGCAGAAGGTAACGTCTACTTTCATGACGGTGGTATGGAGGTCTACTCAGACCGCTTAGAAAGTGATTTAGACACAGAAGACTCCGAAATGGAGAATGCCGTCTACAACATGACCTGTGAGCCTGGTCGTGGTGAAGCAGAAAAAGTGATCAAAGATGGTTTGGAGTATTACCGCTTAAAAAATGGCACCTACACCACCTGTCCTGCCGATGATCAAAGCTGGCGTTTTTCTGCTACCAGTATTGAACGCGAAACCGATTCCCCCTTCGCGAACTTATACAACGCCCGTTTTGAAGTCGTGGATGTGCCGATTTTTTACTTACCGTATCTGCGCGTACCGGTTGGCAGTGAGCGCTTAACGGGCTTTTTGTACCCAAATATTAAATTAAACTCACGCGATGGTTTCACCGTACAGACGCCATTTTATTGGAATATCGCGCCTAACTACGATATGACAATAACGCCTAAGTACATGACTAATCGTGGCTTGCAGCTGAATACAGAGTTTCGTTATTTAACTGTGTTTGGTGCAGGTAGCCTAACAAGCGAGTACCTAGGCAGTGACCAAAAGTTCCCAGAAAAAGGCAGTCGCTGGGCATTTAATATCAACCATACAGGTGTTTATCAAAGCCATTGGTTACTTAAAATAGATTACAGCAAAGTCAGCGATGTCACGTATTTTAGCGATCTCGACTCTAACGTAGGTAAGCGTGAAGATAACAATCTACTGCAAACAGCAGAAGCGTCCTACCGTACACAAAATTGGGATACCACATTACGAGTAAGAGACTTCCAACCACTGACTTCCGGTACATCGTCAAACTACCGCTTAATGCCACAAGTGGAAGCAAACTATTATCGTCCTGATTTGCCATACGATCTCGACTTTTCAATGAACAGTCATATCAGTCGCTTTGAAAATGATGATCCCAATAAACCATCAGCGGATCGTTTGCACTTAGAGCCAACATTAACTCTGCCGTATTCGACGCCTTGGTGGTCAATCACCTCTGAAGCTAAGCTCATGTATAGCTATTACAATCAGAATTTTGATAAAAATATAACCGCTAATCAAAATTTAGAAGAGAGTGTGTCTCGTCTGATCCCAAGTGCACGAATTCACTCTGGCTTATACCTTGAGCGCAACACCAGTATTTGGGGTGATGCCTACACCCAGAGTTTAGAGCCGCAAGTTCAGTATTTGTACGTTCAAAATGTCGACCAGCAAAATATTTATGATGCCTACGACACCACATTGCTACAAACCGACTATTACGGTTTGTTCCGTGACAAGCGTTACTCCAGTGTCGATCGCATTGCTGCAGCCAACCAGTTTACGGTTGGTGCATCCACTCGCTATTTTGATAACCAATACGTTGAACGCTTCAATCTTTCGATTGGTCAGATTTTCTACCTGAATCCAGCCGCAGCCGATATTGATAGTAGTAGCAATACTACAGCACCAAGTTACTCAGCAACCGCGTTAGAATCCGATTTTAACTACGATGATTGGTTATTTTTCCATGGTGGCTTGCAGTTTGATGCGGGCAGTAATGACATTCAATTTGCCAACTCAACCTTAGAATATCGTGAGTCGAGTTTCTTTACTCAAATGAACTATCGCTACGTATCTAAGGAATACATTCAGAGTAGCCTGAAAGATAACAACGACATTGATAAATACACCAATAACGGTATTTCACAAGCAGGTCTTGTTACTGGCTTCCCTATTTATGGCGGCCTAAGTGTGCGTGGTGACTACTACCATGATTTAACCGAAAGCCAGATGATTGAGAGTCAAATCGCCCTTAATTATCGAACATCGTGTTGGCTAGTTAGCATAGGTTATAACAAGTATCTCGTTTCTCGAGGTGATGTGCGCTTTGAAAGCCCAACTTATGACAGCAATGTGAGTATTTCTTTTAGCTTATTGGGGCTGGCTGGCGTCAACAGCTTTGGTGCATCAACCGCCAGTGGAAATGCGATCGGTTACGGTCAACCCTTCAACCTAAACAACTAA